The Amycolatopsis sp. DG1A-15b genome window below encodes:
- a CDS encoding DUF4383 domain-containing protein — protein MVHAKGARIRVRGLQPAQVLAGLAGIAFLVVGIIGFSRTGFGNFAGHHDTGFWRFSANPLMSLVRVVTGVVGLLFAFGSGRARTFGWLLFIGYGLLFVWGLMIDGLISTNPFATAGNPMDLGRADTWLHLGVAALGLLIAVLPARRTILLPEDETVDEPAVAEQRTEVIDRTGRTDRTDRVDAVDRTDHVDRVTEEPRRRSFLRRDHKGRGPEVTHEERPPGLAH, from the coding sequence ATGGTTCACGCGAAAGGCGCACGCATCCGGGTCCGAGGCCTGCAGCCGGCGCAGGTGCTGGCCGGACTGGCCGGGATCGCGTTCCTCGTCGTCGGCATCATCGGATTCTCAAGGACCGGCTTCGGCAACTTCGCCGGGCACCACGACACCGGGTTCTGGCGGTTCTCCGCCAACCCGCTGATGAGCTTGGTCCGCGTCGTGACCGGCGTTGTCGGCCTGCTGTTCGCCTTCGGCTCGGGCCGCGCGCGGACGTTCGGCTGGCTGCTGTTCATCGGTTACGGCCTGCTGTTCGTGTGGGGCCTGATGATCGACGGCCTCATTTCGACCAACCCCTTCGCCACCGCCGGCAACCCGATGGACCTCGGGCGCGCCGACACGTGGCTGCACCTCGGTGTCGCCGCGCTCGGCCTGCTGATCGCGGTCCTGCCGGCCCGCCGCACCATCCTGCTGCCCGAAGACGAGACGGTCGACGAGCCGGCGGTCGCCGAGCAGCGCACCGAGGTGATCGACCGGACCGGCCGCACGGACCGGACCGACCGCGTCGACGCGGTCGACCGCACCGACCACGTCGACCGGGTCACCGAAGAACCGCGTCGCCGGTCGTTCCTGCGTCGTGACCACAAGGGGCGAGGCCCGGAGGTCACTCACGAAGAGCGTCCGCCGGGCCTCGCCCACTAG
- a CDS encoding prephenate dehydrogenase codes for MIGLGLIGGSLLRAAAAHGRTAWGAAVSEVDADAASRAGYDVTTDVEAALHRAAAEDAMVVLAVPLPAVEDLLRLVNQHASHCLLTDVTSVKAPVLDAVRRRVPYTRYVGGHPMAGTSNSGWLAGDAALFQGAAWVVAVEEDTDLEAWAEVAKLVLDVGAHVVPLPAESHDEAVARISHLPHLLAAILATIGAEGGPLAMSLAAGSYRDGTRVAGSNPQLVRAMTEGNRDALLPIVDEALGRLGAARGSLASTGGLAATINAGYEGAQALAAGLDAERAGVRISLAAPDARQGLIALGERGGRITGLADGIATGEVQ; via the coding sequence GTGATCGGGCTCGGGCTGATCGGCGGGTCACTGCTGCGCGCGGCCGCCGCCCACGGCCGCACGGCGTGGGGTGCCGCGGTTTCCGAAGTGGACGCCGACGCGGCGAGCAGAGCGGGCTACGACGTCACGACCGACGTCGAAGCGGCCCTGCACCGGGCCGCGGCCGAGGACGCGATGGTCGTGCTCGCCGTGCCGCTCCCGGCCGTCGAAGACCTGCTGCGGCTGGTCAACCAGCACGCGTCGCACTGCCTGCTCACCGACGTGACCAGCGTGAAAGCGCCGGTACTGGACGCGGTCCGCCGTCGCGTGCCGTACACGCGGTACGTCGGCGGGCACCCGATGGCCGGGACGTCGAACTCCGGCTGGCTGGCCGGGGACGCCGCGCTGTTCCAGGGCGCCGCGTGGGTGGTCGCGGTCGAGGAGGACACCGACCTCGAAGCCTGGGCCGAAGTGGCGAAGCTCGTGCTGGACGTCGGGGCGCACGTCGTCCCGCTGCCCGCGGAGTCGCACGACGAAGCCGTCGCCCGGATTTCGCACCTGCCGCACCTGCTGGCGGCGATCCTGGCCACGATCGGCGCCGAGGGCGGCCCGCTGGCGATGTCGCTCGCCGCCGGGTCCTACCGCGACGGCACGCGCGTCGCCGGCTCGAACCCGCAGCTCGTCCGCGCGATGACCGAAGGCAACCGGGACGCGCTGCTGCCGATCGTCGACGAAGCGCTCGGCCGGCTCGGCGCCGCCCGCGGTTCGCTCGCGTCGACCGGCGGGCTCGCGGCCACCATCAACGCGGGATACGAAGGCGCGCAAGCGCTGGCGGCCGGCCTGGACGCCGAACGGGCCGGAGTCCGGATCAGCCTCGCCGCGCCGGACGCGCGGCAAGGCCTGATCGCGCTCGGTGAACGCGGCGGCCGGATCACCGGCCTCGCGGACGGGATCGCGACCGGCGAAGTCCAGTAG
- a CDS encoding NADPH-dependent 2,4-dienoyl-CoA reductase: MSPYPHLLSPLDLGFTTLRNRVLMGSMHTGLEDKASHFPELAEYYAERARGGVGLIVTGGFAPNRTGWLLPLASKLTTSAEARQHRQLTAPVHEAGGKIALQVLHAGRYAYHPLSVSASSIKAPINPFRPRGLTGYGVHRQIRAFADCAALAREAGYDGVEIMGSEGYLINQFLAERTNKRTDAWGGTPEKRRRFAVEIVKRTREKVGDDFIIIYRLSMLDLVPGGQRWEDVVALAKEVEAAGATIINTGIGWHEARVPTIVTSVPRAAFTWVTGKLKPHVGIPVVTSNRINMPQVAEEALSSGDADLVSMARPFLADPDWIRKAETGREDEINTCIACNQACLDHAFKRKLVSCMVNPRAGHETTLTLAPTRRSKHVAVVGAGPAGLAAATALAERGHSVELFEADDEIGGQFGIARKIPGKEEFAETIRYYRRRLEVTGVKLHLGKRVAAAELTGFDEVVLATGVAPRVPSLPGIDHPKVLSYVDVVKHGRPVGERVAVIGAGGIGVDVSEFLTHTSSPALDLDAWLAEWGVTDPEQAAGGLGTPRPEPSPRQVFLLQRKKSGIGAGLGKTSGWVHRAALKAKRVEQLPGVTYERIDDDGLHITVDGRPRLLDVDTVVVCAGQEPVRDLADELREAGLPVHLIGGADVAAELDAKRAIDQGTRLAASL; the protein is encoded by the coding sequence ATGAGCCCGTACCCGCACCTGCTCAGCCCGCTCGACCTGGGCTTCACGACGTTGCGCAACCGCGTCCTGATGGGATCGATGCACACCGGCCTCGAAGACAAGGCTTCGCACTTCCCCGAACTGGCCGAGTACTACGCCGAACGCGCCCGCGGCGGCGTCGGGCTCATCGTCACCGGCGGGTTCGCGCCGAACCGCACCGGCTGGCTGCTGCCGCTCGCCTCCAAGCTGACGACGTCCGCCGAGGCGCGACAGCACCGGCAGCTCACCGCGCCCGTGCACGAAGCCGGCGGCAAGATCGCGCTGCAGGTCCTGCACGCCGGCCGGTACGCCTACCACCCGCTGAGCGTGTCGGCGTCGAGCATCAAGGCGCCGATCAACCCCTTCCGGCCGCGCGGGCTCACCGGTTACGGCGTGCACCGGCAGATCCGCGCCTTCGCCGACTGCGCCGCTCTCGCGCGCGAAGCGGGCTACGACGGCGTCGAGATCATGGGTTCCGAGGGCTACCTGATCAACCAGTTCCTGGCCGAGCGCACCAACAAGCGCACCGACGCCTGGGGCGGCACGCCGGAGAAGCGGCGCCGGTTCGCCGTCGAGATCGTCAAGCGCACCAGGGAAAAGGTGGGTGACGACTTCATCATCATCTACCGGCTGTCGATGCTCGACCTCGTCCCGGGTGGCCAGCGGTGGGAAGACGTCGTCGCACTCGCCAAGGAGGTCGAGGCCGCCGGCGCCACGATCATCAACACCGGCATCGGCTGGCACGAGGCCCGCGTGCCGACGATCGTGACGTCGGTGCCGCGCGCCGCCTTCACCTGGGTGACCGGGAAGCTCAAGCCGCACGTGGGCATCCCGGTCGTGACGTCGAACCGGATCAACATGCCGCAGGTCGCCGAGGAAGCGCTGAGCAGCGGCGACGCCGACCTCGTGTCGATGGCCCGGCCGTTCCTCGCCGATCCCGACTGGATCCGGAAGGCCGAGACCGGCCGCGAGGACGAGATCAACACCTGCATCGCCTGCAACCAGGCCTGTCTCGACCACGCCTTCAAGCGCAAGCTCGTGTCCTGCATGGTGAATCCGCGTGCCGGCCACGAGACGACGTTGACGCTCGCGCCGACGCGGCGGTCGAAGCACGTCGCCGTCGTCGGAGCCGGCCCGGCCGGCCTGGCGGCGGCGACCGCGCTCGCCGAACGCGGGCACAGCGTCGAACTGTTCGAAGCCGACGACGAGATCGGCGGCCAGTTCGGCATCGCGCGGAAGATCCCCGGCAAGGAGGAGTTCGCCGAGACCATCCGCTACTACCGGCGGCGGCTCGAAGTGACCGGGGTGAAGCTGCACCTCGGAAAGCGCGTGGCCGCGGCCGAGCTCACCGGCTTCGACGAGGTCGTGCTGGCCACCGGGGTCGCGCCGCGCGTCCCGTCGCTGCCCGGGATCGACCACCCGAAGGTGCTGTCCTACGTCGACGTCGTCAAGCACGGCAGGCCGGTCGGTGAGCGGGTCGCGGTGATCGGGGCCGGCGGCATCGGTGTCGACGTCAGCGAGTTCCTCACGCACACGAGCTCGCCCGCGCTCGATCTCGACGCGTGGCTGGCCGAGTGGGGTGTCACCGACCCGGAACAGGCCGCCGGCGGGCTCGGCACCCCGCGGCCCGAACCGTCGCCGCGGCAGGTTTTCCTGTTGCAGCGCAAAAAGTCCGGCATCGGCGCCGGGCTCGGCAAGACGTCCGGCTGGGTGCACCGGGCCGCACTCAAGGCCAAGCGCGTCGAGCAGCTCCCGGGCGTCACGTACGAGCGGATCGACGACGACGGCCTGCACATCACCGTCGACGGCCGGCCTCGGCTGCTCGACGTCGACACGGTCGTCGTCTGCGCCGGTCAGGAGCCGGTGCGGGACCTCGCCGACGAGCTGCGCGAGGCCGGGCTGCCGGTGCACCTGATCGGCGGGGCCGACGTCGCCGCGGAACTCGATGCGAAGCGCGCCATCGACCAGGGAACGCGGCTCGCCGCCTCGCTGTAG
- a CDS encoding alpha/beta hydrolase, which produces MTIVDADCLAETLAFNEKFAAAAANRPARGPAPSAETLARLRRNRLGGDTPPVRLPQGRDRVVDGVPVRVFVPDRVDGVYLHLHGGSWAFGSAAGQDERLWRLATQTRLAVVSVDYRLAPEHPFPAGPDDCAAAAHWLVRNAGAEFGSERLLIGGESAGAHLSVLTLLRLRDRHGVTGAFRAAHLLFGPYDLSMTPSQRNFGARPLLSNTESLRGSYALFVPGMGEEQRRAPEVSPLYADLAGLPPARISVGTEDPLLDDSLFLAARWQAAGAPVQLDVVAGAMHGFTLFPLTVTEREHRRERDFLASA; this is translated from the coding sequence ATGACGATCGTGGATGCGGACTGCCTCGCCGAAACCCTGGCGTTCAACGAGAAATTCGCGGCGGCGGCCGCGAACCGCCCGGCTCGGGGGCCAGCACCGAGCGCGGAAACCCTGGCGCGGCTGCGGCGCAACCGCCTCGGCGGCGACACGCCACCGGTGCGGCTGCCGCAGGGCCGGGACCGCGTCGTCGACGGCGTGCCGGTCCGGGTTTTCGTGCCGGACCGGGTCGACGGCGTGTACCTGCACCTCCACGGCGGCAGCTGGGCGTTCGGCTCCGCGGCCGGCCAGGACGAGCGGCTCTGGCGGCTCGCCACGCAGACCCGGCTGGCCGTGGTGAGCGTGGACTACCGCCTCGCACCGGAGCACCCCTTCCCCGCCGGGCCCGACGACTGCGCGGCGGCGGCCCATTGGCTGGTGCGCAACGCCGGTGCCGAGTTCGGCTCCGAACGGCTGCTGATCGGCGGGGAGTCGGCCGGTGCGCACCTGAGTGTCCTGACCCTGCTGCGCCTTCGCGACCGGCACGGTGTCACCGGCGCGTTCCGGGCCGCTCACCTGCTCTTCGGCCCGTACGACCTGTCGATGACCCCGAGCCAGCGGAACTTCGGCGCCCGGCCGTTGCTGAGCAACACCGAGTCGCTCCGGGGCAGCTACGCGCTGTTCGTCCCCGGCATGGGAGAAGAACAGCGCCGGGCCCCGGAAGTCTCGCCCCTGTACGCGGACCTGGCGGGTCTGCCGCCCGCCCGGATCTCCGTCGGCACCGAGGATCCGCTGCTGGACGATTCGCTCTTCCTGGCCGCGCGGTGGCAGGCCGCGGGCGCGCCCGTGCAGCTGGACGTCGTCGCCGGCGCCATGCACGGCTTCACGTTGTTCCCCCTGACCGTCACCGAGCGGGAACACCGGCGGGAGCGGGACTTCCTGGCCTCCGCGTGA
- a CDS encoding PadR family transcriptional regulator produces MALEHAILVSLSERAGSGYELTRRFEKSIGLFWSATHQQIYRVLKRMEEAGWVAVDVVAQSGRPDKKVYTVSDSGRAELVRWLAEPDPSAGPVELAVKIRGATFGDPGKVAEEIVRHRATHAERLDVYRQIEKRDFPAPANLHGRHLHQYLVLRGGIRVEEGQVEWFDEVLTALHHPKDAR; encoded by the coding sequence ATGGCACTGGAGCACGCGATCCTCGTCTCGCTGTCCGAGCGCGCCGGTTCGGGCTACGAGCTGACGCGCCGCTTCGAGAAGTCGATCGGGCTCTTCTGGAGCGCCACCCACCAGCAGATCTACCGCGTGCTGAAGCGCATGGAAGAGGCCGGCTGGGTGGCCGTCGACGTCGTCGCGCAGTCGGGGCGGCCGGACAAGAAGGTCTACACGGTCAGCGACAGCGGACGCGCCGAACTCGTCCGCTGGCTGGCCGAGCCGGATCCGTCCGCGGGGCCGGTCGAGCTGGCCGTGAAGATCCGCGGCGCCACCTTCGGCGACCCGGGGAAGGTGGCCGAGGAGATCGTCCGGCACCGCGCGACGCACGCCGAGCGCCTCGACGTCTACCGCCAGATCGAGAAGCGCGACTTCCCCGCGCCGGCGAACCTCCACGGCCGGCACCTGCACCAGTACCTGGTCCTGCGCGGCGGCATCCGCGTCGAAGAGGGCCAGGTCGAGTGGTTCGACGAAGTCCTCACCGCCCTCCACCACCCCAAGGACGCCCGATGA
- a CDS encoding SAM-dependent methyltransferase, with translation MINHDDALKAVASSLDRPSAARIYDYFIGGNTHYAIDRDFAEKVRARLPLMGEYCLTSRQFLGRAIRQCVREGIRQFVDVGSGLPTAGNVHEVADGARPELDTRVLYIDNEPIALAHSTLLLADTADPERHHAIAADFLQEDDLWERVKASDIIDVREPVALVINAVMHFVKDDQDPDRLLAFYRERLAPGSLLVLSQMTNENPVNEDERQALLDLLEYYETTTNPGCLRTMAEFERFFGGWPMLEPGLVYAPAWHPDEYTVFAGSPSESRVIGGVARKP, from the coding sequence ATGATCAACCACGACGACGCGCTCAAGGCCGTCGCAAGCAGCCTCGACCGGCCGTCCGCCGCGCGGATCTACGACTACTTCATCGGCGGGAACACCCACTACGCGATCGATCGCGACTTCGCCGAGAAGGTCCGCGCCCGGCTGCCGCTCATGGGCGAGTACTGCCTGACGAGCCGGCAGTTCCTGGGCCGCGCGATCCGGCAGTGCGTCCGCGAAGGCATCCGGCAGTTCGTCGACGTCGGTTCCGGCCTGCCGACGGCGGGCAACGTGCACGAGGTCGCCGACGGGGCCCGGCCCGAGCTGGACACGCGGGTGCTCTACATCGACAACGAGCCGATCGCACTGGCCCACTCGACGCTGCTGCTCGCCGACACCGCCGACCCGGAGCGCCACCACGCGATCGCCGCGGACTTCCTGCAGGAGGACGACCTCTGGGAACGGGTGAAGGCGTCGGACATCATCGACGTGCGCGAGCCGGTCGCCCTGGTGATCAACGCGGTCATGCACTTCGTCAAGGACGACCAGGACCCGGACCGGCTGCTCGCCTTCTACCGCGAGCGGCTGGCCCCCGGGTCGTTGCTGGTGCTGTCGCAGATGACCAACGAGAACCCGGTGAACGAAGACGAGCGGCAGGCGCTGCTCGACCTGCTCGAGTACTACGAGACCACGACGAACCCGGGTTGCCTGCGGACGATGGCCGAGTTCGAACGCTTCTTCGGCGGCTGGCCGATGCTCGAGCCGGGACTCGTCTACGCCCCGGCGTGGCACCCCGACGAGTACACCGTGTTCGCCGGTTCGCCGTCCGAGTCGCGGGTGATCGGCGGCGTCGCGCGCAAGCCCTAA
- a CDS encoding alpha/beta hydrolase-fold protein gives MHLSSIRLDSPITMSIVVAVTLLAIIAIPLFWERWKRKLLWRTATILCAVVSIVVTTGLAGNMIGGFFPTLGSLLGTGVYAANSIDVETAGNDESLEVVRDVGAAHAKEGKGTVVHKKVTGRRTKLVRDVTFYLPPQYFDPAYKSLRFPVIEWIPNYPSGPEVVTDGYKLPEQLDAAIAKRVLPPVVVLMPDPTGVPKIGHDTECVDEVDGTANDTYLTADLREWALQKLSVAADRKAWTFAGWSSGGYCAMNLVTRHPQWYGQAVSVSGYDRAQMDAETENLYKGRQDVDDANNVGITVRLHPSPVDILAIWGEKEKFESAAAELVRAGVRPPVRFQAWQVPDAGHNMNTFKSQIPEILTWIGAHTTPPATAGRQVQATGGVQPWPLPRSGAAGGLADTDQ, from the coding sequence ATGCACCTCAGCAGCATCCGGCTCGACTCGCCGATCACGATGAGCATCGTGGTCGCCGTGACGCTGCTGGCGATCATCGCCATCCCGCTGTTCTGGGAGCGGTGGAAACGGAAGCTGCTGTGGCGCACCGCCACCATCCTCTGCGCGGTCGTCTCCATCGTCGTCACCACCGGGCTGGCCGGCAACATGATCGGCGGGTTCTTCCCGACGCTCGGCTCGCTGCTCGGCACCGGCGTCTACGCGGCCAACAGCATCGACGTCGAGACGGCCGGGAACGACGAGAGCCTCGAGGTCGTCCGCGACGTGGGCGCGGCGCACGCCAAGGAGGGCAAGGGAACCGTCGTCCACAAGAAGGTGACGGGCCGGCGCACCAAGCTCGTGCGCGACGTGACGTTCTACCTGCCGCCGCAGTACTTCGACCCGGCCTACAAGAGCCTGCGGTTCCCGGTGATCGAGTGGATCCCGAACTACCCGTCCGGGCCCGAAGTCGTCACCGACGGGTACAAGCTGCCGGAACAGCTCGACGCGGCGATCGCCAAGCGCGTGCTGCCCCCGGTCGTGGTGCTCATGCCGGACCCCACGGGCGTCCCGAAGATCGGCCACGACACCGAGTGCGTCGACGAGGTCGACGGCACCGCGAACGACACGTACCTGACGGCGGACCTGCGGGAGTGGGCGCTGCAGAAGCTGAGCGTGGCGGCGGACCGGAAGGCCTGGACCTTCGCCGGCTGGTCGTCCGGCGGCTACTGCGCGATGAACCTCGTGACCCGCCACCCGCAGTGGTACGGCCAGGCGGTCAGCGTCAGCGGCTACGACCGCGCCCAGATGGACGCCGAGACGGAGAACCTCTACAAGGGCCGCCAGGACGTCGACGACGCCAACAACGTCGGCATCACGGTCCGCCTCCACCCCTCCCCGGTGGACATCCTCGCCATCTGGGGCGAGAAGGAGAAGTTCGAGAGCGCGGCCGCCGAGCTGGTCCGCGCCGGCGTCCGGCCGCCGGTCCGGTTCCAGGCGTGGCAGGTCCCGGACGCGGGCCACAACATGAACACCTTCAAATCCCAGATCCCCGAGATCCTCACCTGGATCGGCGCCCACACGACCCCGCCCGCCACGGCGGGCCGGCAGGTCCAGGCCACCGGCGGGGTGCAGCCGTGGCCGCTGCCCCGGTCGGGCGCGGCGGGCGGCTTGGCGGACACCGACCAGTAG
- a CDS encoding patatin family protein, whose amino-acid sequence MGGVHPVLELISERMAAGSVPGERTDGRRLALAIEGGSSRGTYSSGMVLALDELGVTRAFDAVYGSSAGALNGAWLLCGRSSTGVRTWWNPAVMRRIINPLHTLRGRAVIDLEYLVHQVYSVLEPMDFPAILANPVTFHPLATDADTGESTDLHPFLDDVDAIKVALAASSCMPVLAGPPIPMAGRRFVDAGVAEPIPYRTALAQGATDVLVLRTRRADELPLPPPRVHDVVVPRFLRRQAPGAIPAWQDTYRRDVEDEGTLTTDPRILTVRPPAGAPEVAVLERDPEVLRKAVDLGKGAVLDVLDSLSEAS is encoded by the coding sequence ATGGGAGGAGTGCACCCGGTACTCGAACTGATCTCCGAACGGATGGCGGCGGGCAGTGTCCCGGGCGAACGCACCGACGGCCGGCGCCTCGCGCTCGCCATCGAGGGCGGCAGCAGCCGCGGCACCTACTCCAGCGGCATGGTCCTGGCGCTGGACGAACTCGGCGTGACGCGAGCGTTCGACGCCGTCTACGGCTCGTCGGCCGGTGCGCTGAACGGCGCCTGGCTGCTCTGCGGCCGGTCCTCGACCGGCGTCCGGACGTGGTGGAACCCGGCGGTGATGCGCCGGATCATCAACCCGCTGCACACCTTGCGCGGCCGCGCGGTGATCGACCTCGAATACCTCGTCCACCAGGTCTACTCGGTGCTGGAGCCGATGGACTTCCCGGCGATCCTGGCCAACCCGGTCACCTTCCACCCGCTGGCCACCGACGCCGACACCGGGGAGTCGACCGACCTGCACCCCTTCCTCGACGACGTCGACGCGATCAAGGTCGCGCTCGCCGCGTCGTCGTGCATGCCGGTGCTGGCCGGGCCGCCGATCCCGATGGCCGGCCGCCGGTTCGTCGACGCCGGCGTGGCCGAGCCGATCCCGTACCGCACCGCGCTCGCCCAGGGCGCGACCGACGTCCTGGTGCTGCGCACCCGCCGCGCCGACGAGCTGCCGCTGCCGCCGCCGCGCGTGCACGACGTCGTCGTGCCGCGGTTCCTGCGGCGCCAGGCACCCGGCGCGATCCCGGCCTGGCAGGACACCTACCGGCGGGACGTCGAGGACGAAGGAACGTTGACCACCGACCCCCGCATCCTGACCGTCCGCCCACCGGCCGGTGCGCCGGAGGTGGCGGTGCTGGAACGCGACCCCGAGGTCCTGCGCAAGGCCGTCGACCTGGGCAAAGGGGCGGTTCTGGACGTGCTGGACAGCCTGAGCGAAGCGTCTTAG
- a CDS encoding alpha/beta hydrolase: MTANPHNLALEPAAQAFAEATDQPPYLFQLAPEEGRKAVDGVQDGEIAMPAAEIEVLTVPGGPNGDVETRIVRPAGVSGPLPVIVYIHGAGWVFGDFHTHERLVRELAAGVGAAVVFPEYSRSPEARYPVAVEENYAVAKWVAQHGAEKGLDTSRIAIAGDSVGGNMTAALTILAKQRGDVTFKQQVLFYPVTDANFDTESYLKFAEGYFLGREGMKWFWDQYTTDPAQRAEITASPLRASLDELAGLPPALVITGEADVLRDEGEAYAAKLRQAGVPVTAVRYQGIIHDFVMVNALRETHAAEAAITQAVTVLARALAA; encoded by the coding sequence ATGACCGCCAACCCGCACAACCTGGCCCTCGAACCGGCCGCACAGGCGTTCGCGGAGGCCACCGACCAGCCGCCGTACCTGTTCCAGCTGGCGCCGGAGGAGGGACGCAAGGCCGTCGACGGCGTCCAGGACGGCGAGATCGCCATGCCTGCCGCCGAGATCGAGGTGCTGACCGTCCCGGGCGGCCCGAACGGCGACGTCGAGACGCGGATCGTCCGCCCGGCCGGCGTTTCCGGTCCGCTGCCGGTGATCGTCTACATCCACGGCGCCGGCTGGGTGTTCGGCGACTTCCACACCCACGAGCGGCTGGTGCGCGAACTGGCGGCCGGGGTGGGCGCGGCTGTCGTGTTCCCCGAGTACAGCCGGTCGCCCGAGGCGCGCTACCCGGTCGCCGTCGAGGAGAACTACGCGGTGGCGAAGTGGGTTGCCCAGCACGGCGCGGAGAAGGGGCTCGACACCTCTCGCATCGCGATCGCCGGGGACTCGGTCGGCGGGAACATGACCGCGGCGCTGACCATCCTGGCCAAGCAGCGCGGCGACGTCACCTTCAAGCAGCAGGTGCTCTTCTACCCGGTCACCGACGCGAACTTCGACACCGAGTCGTACCTGAAGTTCGCCGAGGGCTACTTCCTCGGGCGCGAAGGCATGAAGTGGTTCTGGGACCAGTACACGACGGATCCCGCCCAGCGCGCGGAAATCACGGCGTCGCCGCTGCGCGCGTCGCTCGACGAGCTCGCCGGGCTGCCGCCGGCCCTGGTGATCACCGGCGAAGCTGACGTCCTTCGCGACGAAGGTGAGGCGTACGCGGCGAAGCTGCGTCAGGCCGGCGTGCCCGTCACCGCCGTCCGGTACCAGGGGATCATCCACGACTTCGTGATGGTGAACGCGCTTCGCGAGACGCACGCCGCCGAGGCCGCGATCACCCAGGCCGTCACCGTGCTGGCGCGCGCTCTGGCCGCGTAG
- a CDS encoding MarR family transcriptional regulator: MASLRLDDQLCFGLYSASRAVTSLYRVVLEDLDLTYPQYLVMLALWEQDHRLVKELGAELNLDSGTLSPLLKRLQTAGLVVRNRQADDERSVRVSLSESGKALHEKARGIPDVIGAAMSLDEAGLARMRAELDRLTESVNAYREAWSPA, translated from the coding sequence ATGGCATCGCTGCGGCTGGACGACCAGCTCTGCTTCGGGCTGTACTCGGCGTCGCGCGCGGTGACGTCGCTGTACCGCGTCGTCCTGGAGGACCTCGATCTGACCTATCCCCAGTACCTGGTCATGCTGGCGCTCTGGGAGCAGGACCACCGGCTGGTGAAGGAGCTCGGCGCCGAGCTGAACCTCGATTCGGGCACGCTTTCGCCGTTGCTCAAGCGACTGCAGACCGCGGGCCTGGTGGTCCGGAACCGGCAGGCCGACGACGAGCGCTCGGTCCGCGTCAGCCTGAGCGAAAGCGGGAAGGCGCTGCACGAGAAGGCGCGGGGCATCCCCGACGTGATCGGCGCGGCGATGAGCTTGGACGAAGCCGGGCTCGCCCGGATGCGCGCCGAACTGGACCGGTTGACGGAGTCCGTCAACGCCTATCGGGAGGCGTGGTCGCCGGCGTGA
- a CDS encoding YafY family protein: MTRTARLYALVEELRAAAPRPRTVAALARRFEVSDRTLQRDLQALMQAGVPVRAIPGRGGGWAIDPETTLPPIHLTAGEASALTAVLAAADATTPYAGEARTAAQKITAAMTGAVSAAVRELAARIVTLPSDGDPATRTAVEQAISGNLVLRLSYTDAAGHASERVVEPAGLLTAGGRWYLIAWCRTRRAGRGFRLDRILAAAPTGEPARPRDLTELLRGSAAAGAVPPAAFAP; encoded by the coding sequence ATGACCCGGACCGCCCGGCTGTACGCGCTGGTGGAGGAACTGCGCGCGGCCGCGCCGCGGCCGCGGACGGTCGCGGCGCTCGCCAGGCGGTTCGAGGTCAGCGACCGCACGCTGCAGCGCGATCTGCAGGCTCTGATGCAGGCCGGCGTCCCGGTGCGGGCCATCCCCGGACGAGGCGGCGGCTGGGCGATCGATCCGGAAACGACCCTGCCCCCGATCCACCTCACCGCCGGCGAGGCCTCGGCGCTGACCGCCGTGCTCGCCGCGGCCGACGCCACCACTCCGTACGCCGGCGAGGCTCGCACGGCAGCCCAGAAGATCACGGCCGCGATGACCGGCGCCGTTTCGGCGGCGGTCCGGGAACTCGCCGCCCGGATCGTCACCCTGCCCTCGGACGGCGACCCGGCGACCCGCACCGCGGTGGAACAGGCCATCAGCGGGAACCTCGTGCTGCGGCTGAGCTACACCGACGCGGCCGGGCACGCGAGCGAGCGCGTCGTCGAACCGGCCGGGCTGCTCACCGCCGGCGGCCGCTGGTACCTGATCGCCTGGTGCCGCACCCGGCGGGCCGGCCGGGGCTTCCGGCTGGACCGGATCCTGGCGGCCGCGCCGACCGGGGAACCGGCCCGGCCCCGCGACCTGACCGAACTGCTCCGCGGCTCGGCCGCCGCCGGCGCGGTTCCCCCGGCCGCCTTCGCACCTTGA